The following are from one region of the Gossypium hirsutum isolate 1008001.06 chromosome D03, Gossypium_hirsutum_v2.1, whole genome shotgun sequence genome:
- the LOC107933686 gene encoding uncharacterized protein → MEMEEIVEEETSGKHENMVEITVKTIGPARPSRLHVPSSIKVLDLRKLIARKNHLPVENLKLILQGKVLHDRADEDDIYVRFNDGDSLIVAVKPKAPVGLDIDDDDEDLKFQLPQSTSQWKKKLYSFLRNRMKLPDIVLMAIFSLGLKAWALIILWFTLAPIAHKLDLGPLYILGTGFCLIFLNLGRRQPGDVSAYSIFNEDFRELPGTLNADAIDRDIRTGQF, encoded by the exons ATGGAGATGGAAGAGATTGTAGAAGAAGAAACCAGTGGAAAACATGAAAATATGGTGGAAATTACTGTTAAAACCATTGGTCCTGCTCGTCCTTCTCGCCTTCATGTCCCTTCTTCCATCAAA GTTCTTGATTTGAGAAAATTGATAGCTCGAAAGAATCATTTACCGGTTGAGAATTTGAAGCTTATCTTACAAGGAAAGGTATTACATGATCGTGCAGATGAAGATGACATTTACGTGCGATTCAATGATGGTG ATTCCCTCATCGTTGCTGTCAAACCAAAAGCACCAGTTGGACTcgatattgatgatgatgatgaagatttG AAATTTCAGCTCCCACAATCAACAAGCCAGTGGAAGAAGAAGCTTTACTCTTTTTTACGTAACAGAATGAAGCTTCCCG ATATCGTTTTGATGGCAATATTTTCTCTTGGTCTTAAGGCGTGGGCTCTTATTATATTATGGTTTACACTAGCACCTATTGCTCATAAATTGGATCTTGGACCATTATAT ATACTCGGTACCGGCTTTTGTTTAATTTTCCTAAATCTTGGACGGCGACAACCTGGTGATGTCAG TGCATATTCCATCTTCAATGAAGATTTTAGGGAGCTTCCTGGTACCCTCAATGCAGATGCAATAGATAGGGACATAAGGACAGGTCAATTTTGA